The following DNA comes from Enterobacteriaceae endosymbiont of Donacia clavipes.
GATTTTTTTTTCATTATATATTTTACCTAAATTAAAATATTATTTTTTAAAATGTTTACGTAATTTTTTTCTAGTTTGAGCATTTGTTTTAGTACGTTGTCCCCTAACAGGTAATCCTTTTTTGTGACGTATACCACGGTAACAACCTAAATCAACTAATCTTTTAATGTTTAAATTAATATTTCTTCTTAAATCTCCTTCTATTATAAATTTAGATATAACATTTCGTAATAAATCTATTTTTTCTTTTTTAAGTCCATTAATTTTAGTATTTTGAGAAATATTAATTTTTTTACATATATAAGAAGCATGAGATGTACCTATACCATAAATGTATTTTAATGCTATTATTATACGTTTATTATCGGGAATATTAACTCCGGCTATACGAATCATTTTTAATTTCTCCACATAATTTTAAAAGTTTATAATAAATAAAAATATATTATCCTTGACGTTGTTTATGTTTAGGTTCAATATTACAAAATACATATATTTTTCTATTTCTACGAATAATCTTACAATTACGACATAATTTTTTTACAGAAGCACGAACTTTCATCTTATTATATCTCCTAAAAAATAGATATTTAAATATTGTTATTTTAAGTTAATTTTTTTAAGTATAGATTCATATTGATTAGACATAACTAACGTTTGAATTTGTGAAATAAAATCCATAATTACAACTACAACTATAAGTAATGATGTTCCACTAAAATAAAATGGTACATTTATTATGTTACGTAAAAATTCAGGAATTAAACAAATAAAAGTAATATATATACTTCCAGTAAGTGTTAATCGCATAATTATTTTTTTTATATATTTAGATGTTTGTTTCCCTGGGCGAATACCAGGAATATAAGCACCTGATTTTTTTAAATTATCAGCAGTTTCTTTAGGATTAAATACTAAAATAGTATAAAAAAAACAAAAAAATATAATTGCTGATATATATAGTATAATATATATAGGTTGTCTTGGTTGTAAAGAAATAGAAATAATATGTAACCAATTTAAACTAGTCATATTACTAAACCATGAAAATATAGTAGAAATAAATAATATAATACTAGAAGAAAAAATTGCAGGAATTACTCCAGACATATTAATTTTTAATGGTAAATGAATATTTTGTTGTGTATACATGTTTTTTTCATAATTTCTTCTTGCATATTGCACAATTATTTTTCTTTGACCTCCTTCTATAAAAACAATAAATAAAGTTATAAAAAATATTAAAAATAATAAAATTAAAATTGTAAAAAAATTTAGATCTCCTTGTTTTGTTTGTTGTATTATTTGTCCAATAGCAGAAGGTAATCCAGCAATTATACCAATAACAATAATAATTGAAACTCCGTTTCCGATTCCTTTTTTTGTAATTTGTCTTCCTAACCACATTAAAAATGTAGTACCAGTAATTAAACTAAAAATAGAAATCATAAAATAATAAATATCAGGATTTAAAACTAAATTTTTCATACTTGGTATATTTAATAACCCTGTAGTAATACCTATTGCTTGTATAATAGATAAAATTAATGTAGTATATTTAGTATATTTATTAATTTTTTTTCTTCCGGATTCTCCTTCTTTTTTTAAAGTAATAAAAGTAGGATGAATAGATGTTAAAATTTGAATAATAATAGATGAAGAAATATAAGGCATAATTCCTAATGCAAAAATAGAAGCTCTACTGAGAGCACCACCAGAAAACATGTTTAACATATCAAGTATAGTACCATGTTTCTTAATAATTAATGTATGTAAAAGACTAACATTAATACCTGGGATTGGTATAAATGATCCTATACGATAAATAATTAGAGAACCTATTAAAAAAATTATTCTTTTTTTTAATTCTTTAAATCCATTTTTAGCGCTTTGAAAATTTAATTGGTTAAATGACTTAATCATTTATTATTTATTCCTCAATTATACCGCCTAATTTTTTAATAATAATTTTAACACTTTTTGTACAATGTAACTTAATTATTTTTTTTGATGAATTTATATTTCCCGTATTAATAATTTTTACATATTTAATTTTTTTATTTATTATTTTAGTTAATTTTAAAATATTTAAATCTATGTAATCACCATTTATTTTTGATAAATCACTTAATCTAATTTCTTTAAAATAATTTTTTTTTCGTGATTTAAATCCAAATTTAGGTAATCTTCGATATAAAGGCATTTGTCCTCCTTCAAATGATCTATTAAGATTATAACCAGATCGAGATTTTTGTCCTTTATGACCTCTACCACAAGTTTTTCCTTTACCAGAACTACTTCCACGCCCTAATCTTTTTTTATTATTTTTTATTTTAAAAAATAAAGTATTTAAATACATATTAATTATTAACCTTTATCATATAAGATATTTTTTTTATCATTCCTAAAATACTAGGTGTATTTTTTTTTATAACAGTATGTCCAATATGTTTTAATCCTAAACTAATTAAAATCAATTTATGTTTAGGTAATCTACCTATAGAACTTTTAATTTGTGTAATTCTAACATTTTTTAACACTTCTCATATTCCTTTTTATTTCTTCTATAGTTTTATTTCTTTTTGCCGCAATCATTCTTAATGATCGTAGATTAGATAATCCTTCAATAGTTGCTCTAACAACATTTATTGGATTTGTTGAACCATATGATTTTGCTAAAATATTATAAATTCCTGCAACTTCTAATACAGCTCTCATTGCCCCTCCGGCAATAATACCAGTACCTTCATAAGCTGGTTGCATAAATACAAATGAACCAGTATGGTATCCATAAATTGGATATTGTACTGTATTATTTTTAATAATAATATTAATCATATTCTTTTTAGCTTTTTCCATAGCTTTTTGTATTGCACTAGGTACTTCTTTGGATTTTCCATAACCAAAACCAATTTTTCCTTTTCCATTACCTACTACAGTTAAAGCTGTAAAAGAAAAAACACGTCCTCCTTTTACAGTTTTAGATACTCTATTAACAGTAATTAATTTTTCTTTTAATTCATTATTTTGATTTTTATTATTATAAATGTTCATAATTTTTTTTTAATATTGATGTTAAAATTTTAAACCTGAACAACGAGCTGCTTTAGCTAATTCTTTAATACGTCCATGATATTTAAATCCTGAACGATCAAAAGATACATTTAAAATACCTTTTTTAATAGATCTATTAGCTATTTTATTTCCTATTAAAATAGCAGCTTTTATATTTCCGGTATATTTTAATATTTTTTTTATTTTTGATTCTAAAGTTGATGCTGTTACTAAAATCTTATTATTTTTTGAAATTACTTGTGCATATATATGACGAGAAGTACGATGTATTAATAAACGTGTTATTTTAAATTTTTGTAAATTTTTACGAAATTTAATAATTCTCCGTATACGAGTAATTTTTTTATTATTCATGATATTAATTTTAAATAACCTTATTTTATATCTTATTTTTTTTTAGTTTCTTTTATTTTTATTTTTTCGTCACTATATCTAATTCCTTTTCCTTTATATGGTTCAGGAGGACGATAAGATCTTATATTTGCTGCAACTTGTCCTAATAATTGTTTATCTAATCCTTTTAATATTATTTCATTTTGATTTAAACATTCTCCTACAATACTTTTAGGTAAAGTATAAGATATTAAATGTGAAAATCCTAATGATAAATCTAATTTATTATTTTTAATTGAAATTTTATAACCTACTCCAAATAATATTAATTTTTTTGTAAATCCCTTTGTTACTCCAATAATCATAGAATTAATAATAGAACGAGTAGTACCCGCTTGTGCCCATCCATTTTTACATTCAAATATTGGTTTAAATAATAATTGATTTTTTTCAAAAAATATTTTTACTTTTTTACTAAAAGTATTTTTTAATATTCCATTTTTACCTTCAACACTTATATTTTGTTTTTTTATAAAAATTTTTACATTACTAGGAATAATAATTAATTTTTTAGCTATTCTAGACATTATTGTATATACCTTTTTTTAGGATACATAACATATTATTTCACCACCTATTCCATAAAGACGTGCTGTATAATCAGTCATTATTCCTTTAGATGTAGATATAATAGCAATACCTAAACCTGCCATTACTTTAGGTAAAAAAATTTTTTTTTTATAAATTCTCAATCCTGGACGACTAACACAATGTATTTTTTCTATTACTCCTTTTCCTTTAAAATATTTTAAATTTATTTCTAATTTTAAATTTTTATTTTTTATTAAATTAAAATTTTTTATATATCCTTCAATTTTTAAAATATTTGCAATAGATTTTTTTATTTTTGAATATTGCATAATTATTTTAGATTTATGCGAAAATTGCCCATTACGAATGCGCGTTAACATATCTGCAATTGGTGATTGTATACTCATATTAATATTTTATCCTATATTATTTTATAATAAATTACCAACTAGCTTTCTTTAATCCAGGAATATCTCCCCTCATTGCTGCTTCTCTAAATTTAATTCTACTTAAACCAAATTTTCTTAAAAAAGCATGTGGTCTACCAGTTAATTTACATCTGTTTCTTTGTCTAGAAATACTAGAATCTCGCGGTAAAGATTGTAATTTGAAAACAGCATCCCAACGAGACTTGTCTGATGTATTAATGTTAGAAATAATTTTTTTTAATTTTTTTCTTTTTAAAAAAAATTTCTTTCCTAATTTAATACGTTTTAATTCACGTACTTTAACTGATTCTTTAGTCATTTTATTTACCTTATTTATGTACGAAATGGAAAGTTAAATTCTTTAAATAAAGCATAACTTTCTTGAATTGATATTTTATTAGTTGTTATTGCAATATCTAAACCCCGAATATGATCTATTTTATCAAAATTAATTTCTGGAAAAATTATTTGTTCTTTTACACCTATATTATAATTACCATTCTTATCAAAAGATTTTTTAGATAAACCTCTAAAATCTCTAATTCTTGGGATTACTATCCATAATAAACGTTCAAAAAAATTCCACATTCTTTTTTTTCTTAAAGTTACTTTACATCCAATAGGATATCCTTTTCTTATTTTAAAACCAGATATGGATTTATGTGACTTAGTTATTATAGGTTTTTGTCCACTAATAACTGTTAGATCATTAATAGCATTATCTAAATGTTTTTTATCTAAAATAACTTTACCTACTCCCATATTTAAAGTAATTTTTTTTATACAAGGAACCTGCATAATAGAATTATATTTAAAATCTAATATTAATTTTTTTACTATTTTATTTTTATAATAATTATATAATTTTGACATATAATAACAATCTCTGATTTATTCAATATATTTATTATTTGATTTAAAAATTCTTTTTTTTACTCCTTGAGTATATCGAATACCAATTCGATCAGCTTTTTCTGTTTCTTTATTAAAAATAGCAATATTAGAAATATGAATAGCTGCTTCTTTTTCGATAATTCCTCCTGTATGTGATCTTGTTGGATTAGGTTTACTATGTTTTTTAATGATATTAATACCTTCTACTATTACTAATTTTTTTTTTATAAAAGATTTTATTTTTCCTTTTTTACCTTTATCTTTTCCTGTTAATATAATTACTAAATCATTATAACGTAATTTACGTATCATAAACTTATATCTCTTTATTTAAATTACTTCGGGAGCTAATGAAATAATTTTCATAAATTTTTCATTTCTTAACTCTCTAGTAATAGGACCAAAAATTCTTGTTCCAATTAATTGTTCATTACTATCATTTAGTAAAACACATGAATTATTATCAAAACGAATTAAAGAACCATCAATACGTCGTATACCTTTTTTAGTTCTTACTATTACTGCTTTTAATACATCTCCTTTTTTTACTTTTCCTCTAGGAATAGCATCTTTTATAGTAATTTTAATTATATCACCAATATTTGCATAACGACGACGAGTTCCTCCTAATACTTTAATACACATTACACTACGAGCTCCGGAATTATCTGCAACATTTAATATTGTATGTTCTTGTATCATAATGATTATCTTTATATATAAATTGATATAATAGTGAAAATAATTTTATTTATAAAATTATTATTACATAAATTTTATTATTTATTATTAATTAATTAAAGGATTATATGATTAAATTATTGATTTTTTTATGATGTTAACTAAAATCCAAGATTTAGTTTTTGATAATGGACGACATTCTTTAATTTCAACAATATCTCCAATATTACATATATTTTTTTCATCATGTACATGTAATTTTGTAGTACGATTAATAAATTTACCATAAATTGGATGTTTTATTAATCTTGTAATATTTACTACAACTGATTTTTGCATTTTATTACTTTTGACCTTTCCTTTTAAAGTTTTTATTTTTTTTTTCATAATATTATTATAACCTTTTCATTTTTCTTTGTAATAAAACTGTCTTTATTCTTGCGATATTTTTTCTTGATTTTTTTAATAAATGATTTTGTTTTAAATTTCCTGAATTTAATTGTATTTTTAAATTAAATTGTTCTCTTGCTAAACTTAATAATTCATTTTTTAATTCTTTATTATTTTTTTTTAAAATTTCATTCATTTTCATATATTTTTTATTTCTTTAAAAAAATTGTTTGAACAGGTAATTTTGCAGAACCTAACTTAAATGCTTTACGAGCTATAATTTCTGATACTCCATCAATTTCATATAACATTCTACCAGGTTGAACTAAAGCTACCCAATATTCTACGTTTCCCTTTCCTTTACCCATTCTAACTTCTAGAGGTTTTTCTGTTATAGGTTTATCTGGGAAAATTCTTATCCATATTTTACCTTGTCTTTTAATTGCATGACTTATAGCTCTTCTTGCTGATTCAATTTGTTTTGAAGTAATTCTTCCTCTATTTATTGCTTTTAATCCATAAGTTCCAAAATTAATATTCATTCCTATAATAATACCTCTATTTCTTCCTTTTTGCATTTTTCTATATTTAGTACGTTTTGGTTGTAACATTATATAAAAACCTCTTTTTACTTACGTCTTTTTTTATGTTGCATCCTATAAGAATTTATAATAGGTTTTGTAAAAATTGATGTTTCTTTTAAAGAATTTTTTAATATTTCTCCTCTAAAAATCCAAACTTTAACACCTATTATTCCATAAGTAGTATTTGCTTCTGATATACTAAAATCTATATCTGCTCTTAAAGTATGTAAAGGAACTCTTCCTTCTCTATACCATTCTGTTCTTGCAATTTCAGTACCTCCTAAACGGCCACTAACTTCTACTTTAACTCCTTTAGCTCCTAATCTCATTGCATTTTGTACTGCTCTTTTCATTGCTCTTCTAAACATTACTCTTTTTTCTAATTGTGAAGATATAATATTAGCAATTAATTTAGCTTCTAATTCAGGTTTTCTTATTTCTGTTATATTAATTTGTGCTGGTACTCCTGTAATTTTAGATACAATTTTTCTAAGTTTTTCAACATCTTCTCCTTTTTTACCAATAACTATACCAGGACGTGCTGTATAAATATTAATTCTAATACTTTTAGATGGTCTTTCTATTATAATTTTTGATACAGAAGCTTTTATTAATTTTTTATTTAAAAATTGTCTAACTTTAAAATCACTATATAAATAATTAGCATAATCTTTTGTATTCGCAAACCAAATAGAATTCCATATTTTTACAATACCTAATCTTAATCCATTCGGATGTGTTTTTTGACCCATTAATATTTTCTCCGATTATATATTATCAGATAATATAATAGTAATATGACTTGTGTATTTTAAAATTCGATCTGAACGTCCTTTTGCACGTGGCATAATACGTTTCATATTAGTTCCTAAATCTATAAATATTTTTAACACAATTAAATTATCAATATCTAAACCATAATTATGTTCAGCATTGGCTATAGCTGAATCTAATACTTTTTTAATTAAAAAAGCAGATTTTTTATTAGAAAAATTTAAAATATCTAAAGCTTTAGATATTTTTTCTCCTCTAATTAAATTAGCTATTAATCTTAATTTTTGTGCAGAAGAATGTGCATATTTATGTTTTGCTAAAATTTCCATTTTTCTCCTTAATAAAGTAAATATTTATTTGTAATTAATACTTACTTTTTTAAATTTTTTTTTATTTTTTTATCAGCAGTATGCCCTCTGTATGTACGTGTTGGTGAAAATTCACCTAATTTATGACCAACCATTTCGTCAGAAATATATACTGGAATATGTTGTCTACCGTTATGTACAGCAATAATTAGTCCTATCATATTTGGAAATATAGTAGAACGTCTAGACCAAGTACGTAATGGTTTTTTATCTTTATTTTTTATTGCTTTTTCAACTTTTTTTAATAAATGTTGATCAATAAAAGGACCTTTTTTTAAAGAACGAGGCATATGGTTATCCTTTATTTATTACGATGTTTAATAATATATTTATCTGTTCTTTTATTTTTTCTTGTTTTTTTACCTTTAGTTTGTACTCCCCATGGAGTTACAGGATGTTTTCCAAAATTTTTACCTTCTCCCCCACCATGTGGATGGTCTATTGGATTCATTGCTGTTCCTCTAACAGTAGGTCTAATTCCTTTCCAACGTTTTGCCCCTGCTTTACCAAAAGATTTTAACATATGTTCATTATTCCCAATTTCACCTAATGTAGCACGACAATCAGATTTTATCTTACGAATTTCTCCTGATTTTAATCTTAAAGTTATATATAATTTTTCTTTAGCTATTAATTGTACATATGTTCCAGCTGATCTAGCTATTTGACCACCTTTTCCTGGTTTCATTTCAACATTATGTAAAATAGAACCTATTGGAATATTACACATAGGTAATGTATTACCAATTTTTATACTAACATTTTTACCTGATTTAATAATATCTCCAATTTTTAAATTTTTTGGAGATAAAATATAATTTCTTACTCCATCTTTATATTTAATTAATGCAATATTAGCTGAACGATTAGGATCATATTCAATACGTTCAACTATAGCAGAAATATTATCTTTATTTCTTTTAAAATCTATAATACGATATAATTTTTTATGTCCTCCTCCAATATGACGAGTTGTTATACGACCATAATTATTTCTACCTCCTGATCGGTTTTTTTTTTCTATTTGAGAAGATAAAGGTTTTCCTTTATATAAATATTTATTAACAATTTTAATCATATGACGTCTTCCAGGAGAAGTAGGTTTATATTTTTTAATTATCATATTATTAATTTTATCCTTATAAATTTTGATTTATATTAAAATCAATATTTTGATTTTTTTCTAAAAAAATATATGCTTTTTTCCAACTATTACGTTGATAAGTATATTTTTTGTTTTTTTTAAATTTACCTTTTACAAGTAAAGTATTAACATTTTTAATATTAATATTAAAAATTTTTTTTATTGCTCTTTTGATATCTATTTTTGTTGCTTTTTTAGAAACTTTTATAGTTAAAACATTATTTTTTTCGGAAATAAAAGAAGATTTTTCGGAAAAATGTGGACCTTTTATAATTTTGAAATCATGTTCTTTTAAAATCATGATAATATCTCTTCTATATGTTTAATAGCATTAATAGTTATTATTATTTTATTTGCATTTATTAAATAAAGAGGATTTATATTAATAGAATTTTTTATTTTTACATTATATAAATTACGAGATGCTAAAAATAAATTTTTATCAATAAACGTTGTAATAATCATTATTTTATTTGATAAATATTTTTTTAATTTTTGAATTAATATTTTAGTTTTAGGTTTTTTTATTATAAGTTCTTTTATTAAAATTAATCTTTTTTTTCTAATTAATTCTGAAAAAATACTTTTTAATGCACCACGAAACATTTTTTTATTAATTTTTTTATTGTATATTTTATTTTTTGACGCAAAAGTTACTCCACCTGAACGCCAAATTGGACTTTTTATAGAACCTGCTCTAGCTTTTCCTGTTCCTTTTTGTTTCCATGGTTTTTTACCAGATCCTATTACTTCTCCTCTTGTTTTTTGAGCTTTTGTTCCTTGTCTCCCTATTGTTCTATAAGATTCTATTACTTGATGTATTAATGACTTGTTATAATTTCTATTAAAAATTTTATCTGAAACTATAACTATATCTTTTGTATCTTTTGTTATAATTTCCATTATATTACCCAACTAACATATTTATAATATTATTAATTAAATTTTAATTGCTGGTTTAACAATTACATTACTCCCCGTATATCCAGGTACAGCACCTTTTATTAATAACAAATTTTTTAAAAGATCTATTTTAATAATATATAAATTTTGAACAGTAATTTTTTTATTACCTAATTGTCCAGCCATTTTTTTTCCTTTAAATACTTTTCCAGGAGTTTGGTTTTGACCAATAGATCCAGGAACTCTATGTGATAAAGAATTACCATGACTAGAATCTTGTGTTTTAAAATTCCATCTTTTTACAGTACCTGAAAAACCTTTTCCTTTTGATATTCCAGTAATATCAACTTTAATTATTTTTTTAAAAATATTAATATTTAATTTTTGTCCTACATAAAAATTATTTTTATAATTATTAGAAAGACGATATTCCCATAAAATATATCCTGCTTTAGTTTTAGCTTTTGCAAAATGTCCTATTTCAGATTTATTAATTCTACTAGTTTTTTTAAAACCTGTCGTCATTTGTATTGCATTATAACCATTATTTAAAATATTTTTAATTTGTGTAATACGAATAGTTTCAAATTGTATAACAGTTATTGGAATAGATATTCCGGTTTCAGTAAAAATTCTAGTCATACCCATTTTCTTTCCAACTAATCCAATCATTATTATATATACTCCACATTATTGTTAATAATGTTTAAAAATTGTGATAGATTTTGTTAACCTAAACTAATTTGAACATCAACTCCAGCTGCTAAATCTAAACGCATTAATGCATCTACAGTTTTTTCTGTGGGTTCTATAATATCAACTAAACGTTTATGAGTACGAATTTCATATTGATCTCTTGCATCTTTATTTACATGAGGTGAAATCAATATTGTAAATTTTTCTTTGCGAGTAGGCAAAGGTATAGGACCACGAACTTGAGCACCAGTACGTTTAGCAGTTTCAACGATTTCCGCTGTTGATTGATCAATTAAACGATGATCAAAAGCTTTAAGACGAATACGGATTCTTTGGTTCTGCATTAGACCAGAGCCTCCCATTTTTAAAATTAAAATGACCCTCTATAAATTTAAAATAATATTGAGAGCACCTATTTGATTATATTAAAAATAATAATCATATTATTATGACTTATAAAGTGTTAATAAAGCAATATATTTTCATTTATAAAATTAAAAAAACTATATAATAGTAATTATTATTACTTATAATAAAATATTATTTTAATTAAAATTATTTTAAATAAGAAAACATATAATATGGAAAAAAATTGTAATAATATAACATTATTGGCATTTGATTATGGAACTAAAAATATAGGAGTTGCTGTTGGACAAAGTATTATACGTATAGCACATACATTAAAAGTTATTAAAAATAAAAAATCTGGTATTATTAATTGGATTATATTAAATGATTTAATAAATGAGTGGCAGCCTAAAAAAATTATAGTAGGATTACCATTACAAATGGATGGTAGTCAACAATATACTACTGTATTAACTAAAAAATTTGCTTATTATATAAAAAAAAAATTTAATATAAATGT
Coding sequences within:
- the rpsM gene encoding 30S ribosomal protein S13, which produces MIRIAGVNIPDNKRIIIALKYIYGIGTSHASYICKKINISQNTKINGLKKEKIDLLRNVISKFIIEGDLRRNINLNIKRLVDLGCYRGIRHKKGLPVRGQRTKTNAQTRKKLRKHFKK
- the rpmJ gene encoding 50S ribosomal protein L36; this translates as MKVRASVKKLCRNCKIIRRNRKIYVFCNIEPKHKQRQG
- the secY gene encoding preprotein translocase subunit SecY, whose amino-acid sequence is MIKSFNQLNFQSAKNGFKELKKRIIFLIGSLIIYRIGSFIPIPGINVSLLHTLIIKKHGTILDMLNMFSGGALSRASIFALGIMPYISSSIIIQILTSIHPTFITLKKEGESGRKKINKYTKYTTLILSIIQAIGITTGLLNIPSMKNLVLNPDIYYFMISIFSLITGTTFLMWLGRQITKKGIGNGVSIIIVIGIIAGLPSAIGQIIQQTKQGDLNFFTILILLFLIFFITLFIVFIEGGQRKIIVQYARRNYEKNMYTQQNIHLPLKINMSGVIPAIFSSSIILFISTIFSWFSNMTSLNWLHIISISLQPRQPIYIILYISAIIFFCFFYTILVFNPKETADNLKKSGAYIPGIRPGKQTSKYIKKIIMRLTLTGSIYITFICLIPEFLRNIINVPFYFSGTSLLIVVVVIMDFISQIQTLVMSNQYESILKKINLK
- the rplO gene encoding 50S ribosomal protein L15 translates to MYLNTLFFKIKNNKKRLGRGSSSGKGKTCGRGHKGQKSRSGYNLNRSFEGGQMPLYRRLPKFGFKSRKKNYFKEIRLSDLSKINGDYIDLNILKLTKIINKKIKYVKIINTGNINSSKKIIKLHCTKSVKIIIKKLGGIIEE
- the rpmD gene encoding 50S ribosomal protein L30, yielding MLKNVRITQIKSSIGRLPKHKLILISLGLKHIGHTVIKKNTPSILGMIKKISYMIKVNN
- the rpsE gene encoding 30S ribosomal protein S5, which codes for MNIYNNKNQNNELKEKLITVNRVSKTVKGGRVFSFTALTVVGNGKGKIGFGYGKSKEVPSAIQKAMEKAKKNMINIIIKNNTVQYPIYGYHTGSFVFMQPAYEGTGIIAGGAMRAVLEVAGIYNILAKSYGSTNPINVVRATIEGLSNLRSLRMIAAKRNKTIEEIKRNMRSVKKC
- the rplR gene encoding 50S ribosomal protein L18, with the translated sequence MNNKKITRIRRIIKFRKNLQKFKITRLLIHRTSRHIYAQVISKNNKILVTASTLESKIKKILKYTGNIKAAILIGNKIANRSIKKGILNVSFDRSGFKYHGRIKELAKAARCSGLKF
- the rplF gene encoding 50S ribosomal protein L6, translated to MSRIAKKLIIIPSNVKIFIKKQNISVEGKNGILKNTFSKKVKIFFEKNQLLFKPIFECKNGWAQAGTTRSIINSMIIGVTKGFTKKLILFGVGYKISIKNNKLDLSLGFSHLISYTLPKSIVGECLNQNEIILKGLDKQLLGQVAANIRSYRPPEPYKGKGIRYSDEKIKIKETKKK
- the rpsH gene encoding 30S ribosomal protein S8 yields the protein MSIQSPIADMLTRIRNGQFSHKSKIIMQYSKIKKSIANILKIEGYIKNFNLIKNKNLKLEINLKYFKGKGVIEKIHCVSRPGLRIYKKKIFLPKVMAGLGIAIISTSKGIMTDYTARLYGIGGEIICYVS
- the rpsN gene encoding 30S ribosomal protein S14, with the protein product MTKESVKVRELKRIKLGKKFFLKRKKLKKIISNINTSDKSRWDAVFKLQSLPRDSSISRQRNRCKLTGRPHAFLRKFGLSRIKFREAAMRGDIPGLKKASW
- the rplE gene encoding 50S ribosomal protein L5; amino-acid sequence: MSKLYNYYKNKIVKKLILDFKYNSIMQVPCIKKITLNMGVGKVILDKKHLDNAINDLTVISGQKPIITKSHKSISGFKIRKGYPIGCKVTLRKKRMWNFFERLLWIVIPRIRDFRGLSKKSFDKNGNYNIGVKEQIIFPEINFDKIDHIRGLDIAITTNKISIQESYALFKEFNFPFRT
- the rplX gene encoding 50S ribosomal protein L24, coding for MIRKLRYNDLVIILTGKDKGKKGKIKSFIKKKLVIVEGINIIKKHSKPNPTRSHTGGIIEKEAAIHISNIAIFNKETEKADRIGIRYTQGVKKRIFKSNNKYIE
- the rplN gene encoding 50S ribosomal protein L14, with translation MIQEHTILNVADNSGARSVMCIKVLGGTRRRYANIGDIIKITIKDAIPRGKVKKGDVLKAVIVRTKKGIRRIDGSLIRFDNNSCVLLNDSNEQLIGTRIFGPITRELRNEKFMKIISLAPEVI
- the rpsQ gene encoding 30S ribosomal protein S17, translated to MKKKIKTLKGKVKSNKMQKSVVVNITRLIKHPIYGKFINRTTKLHVHDEKNICNIGDIVEIKECRPLSKTKSWILVNIIKKSII
- the rpmC gene encoding 50S ribosomal protein L29 encodes the protein MKMNEILKKNNKELKNELLSLAREQFNLKIQLNSGNLKQNHLLKKSRKNIARIKTVLLQRKMKRL
- the rplP gene encoding 50S ribosomal protein L16; amino-acid sequence: MLQPKRTKYRKMQKGRNRGIIIGMNINFGTYGLKAINRGRITSKQIESARRAISHAIKRQGKIWIRIFPDKPITEKPLEVRMGKGKGNVEYWVALVQPGRMLYEIDGVSEIIARKAFKLGSAKLPVQTIFLKK
- the rpsC gene encoding 30S ribosomal protein S3, producing the protein MGQKTHPNGLRLGIVKIWNSIWFANTKDYANYLYSDFKVRQFLNKKLIKASVSKIIIERPSKSIRINIYTARPGIVIGKKGEDVEKLRKIVSKITGVPAQINITEIRKPELEAKLIANIISSQLEKRVMFRRAMKRAVQNAMRLGAKGVKVEVSGRLGGTEIARTEWYREGRVPLHTLRADIDFSISEANTTYGIIGVKVWIFRGEILKNSLKETSIFTKPIINSYRMQHKKRRK
- the rplV gene encoding 50S ribosomal protein L22, which produces MEILAKHKYAHSSAQKLRLIANLIRGEKISKALDILNFSNKKSAFLIKKVLDSAIANAEHNYGLDIDNLIVLKIFIDLGTNMKRIMPRAKGRSDRILKYTSHITIILSDNI
- the rpsS gene encoding 30S ribosomal protein S19 — encoded protein: MPRSLKKGPFIDQHLLKKVEKAIKNKDKKPLRTWSRRSTIFPNMIGLIIAVHNGRQHIPVYISDEMVGHKLGEFSPTRTYRGHTADKKIKKNLKK
- the rplB gene encoding 50S ribosomal protein L2, which gives rise to MIIKKYKPTSPGRRHMIKIVNKYLYKGKPLSSQIEKKNRSGGRNNYGRITTRHIGGGHKKLYRIIDFKRNKDNISAIVERIEYDPNRSANIALIKYKDGVRNYILSPKNLKIGDIIKSGKNVSIKIGNTLPMCNIPIGSILHNVEMKPGKGGQIARSAGTYVQLIAKEKLYITLRLKSGEIRKIKSDCRATLGEIGNNEHMLKSFGKAGAKRWKGIRPTVRGTAMNPIDHPHGGGEGKNFGKHPVTPWGVQTKGKKTRKNKRTDKYIIKHRNK